A stretch of DNA from Drosophila virilis strain 15010-1051.87 chromosome 5, Dvir_AGI_RSII-ME, whole genome shotgun sequence:
GCCAAACATCATGGGATGGAATACTTTTGGCCATAATATGGCAATGCAGCCAACCACGGTCACAATCGCAATGATGCCCATTTTCTTGGGCGACATGCTCTCCTCCGTGGCTGAGCGATGCTTCTGCTTTAGCTTCGCccccggctgctgctgctgctgttgctgagaCGATGCTGTGGACATGTTGACGTGATCGCAGGCTTTCCTTTTAAAGCTCAAATCTTAAGGCAACTCTCCGTGTCTGCTCGTGCTCCAGTTGAGAATTCTTTGGTGTTTTACCTGATGCTCTTATTGTTGTGTTCGGCGTTCGAATATTTGAGGTTAACTTTGGCGTTGGCTCATTTTTGTTACGTTTATTAATGCAGTTTTCCTATTGATTCTGCTGCCTTGTTATTGCATTATCTGAAAAATACGCACATACAATTTTCAATCAAAATGCTTTCGCTTCGTATATAGACTATATGGGCACAAAGGTTCACATTGAAGCCATCTCTGCGCCTGCTCGCAATTATAGAGTATTTGAATTCTGTTGTTTTTGGgcacaacaaatttttattacataaATAGCAGTCccgattattttatttttagcgcTCACACTTTTCAGTCGTTTCAATCTTTTTGGCTGTCTAATAATTCTTGCCGTGAACCATAAATATTGCATTCAAAACTGAGCACAACTTTACGTTTAACGAACGCACATCtcaacaaatacacaaaacaaaatcaaatcaacaacaataacaataaaaacaagagcaataatttaaatttattgatcTAAGTGTTCCATTCAATTTCGCTGCCAACGACGACGAATGCTTACGCAAAGCTCCAATGTTGTTGCCGAACTGGCCAAGCAAAAATTTTCAAACTATTAgcgaatttttaaaaacagctcagcgacgacgacgcgtcgcgtcgcgtcgctgCTAGCGTCGCGGGCCCAGTCGGCCATAATTTGGGCGTTTGTCTGTTATATTTGTGCCGCCGAAACTcaaatataatgaatacgACAAAATAATTTGCAACATGCACGCCCCACGCCCCGCACTCGCCGCGCGCTTTGACAGTTCCGCGCAGCGCGGCAAGCGCACGCGCTGATCAGCCGCATAACGGAATTTTCATACCAATACACAGACATGTATGTgcgtgcatacatatgtatgtacataagtatttacatgcgttgtttgtttttgtatatttactATCATTTCCATGGCACACGCTCTTTTGACTgtaaacatgcatacatacatacatatatatatatatatatgtgtatatcttACTTAAGTTTTTTGCCGGGACCAGACATTTTCATTTCGCTTTCGAGCTCATTGACTAGCGAAAGTGTTGcatgtgcacacatacatacattcatacatacgtacatattttttgctcttttgcaattgttttacTCTAATTAACAAGTCGCATGGCACAGCTAAGTATCTCTAAGTGCTGGTGCCTTCGTTATTTTGTTGGTATGGTCAAGATCTGACATTCGCCGTCCATTTCCAGTGCTCCTCGCTTTGGTTATTTTTAGAGTCACGGACATTGTAAGAAGTCAATGTCGCACGGTTCACAAATGTTTTCAtaacttatttataaataaatacacaaattggTAAAGCGCGAATTGTGACAGTTTTGATGCAATTATATTGATGCacacattccattttttttttcgcaattTCTGCTAATCCATATCAAAATTTaccttaatttaaattaagtattCAAAAACTCTTAAATGCTAAATTCAAACTATATGTTTGTCGTTATGAAGTGTGTTCGGAAAATCAATATACGTCTGGCCAACTTATTGGTCCACCACCACAATTTATCGACAGTAAAATCAACAGTGCTGTAAAACGCtgacaaaaattaatatttaataaacaggCGCGAACTATTTCCATTCCTATCCGCTTTTTAACATATAGTCCTTGTCGGCCTTGTATAACACAAATTATTCAACATTCTGCGAACATCAACAagaatttttataataaatttatagtttttagCGCGGCTTGAAACGATAATCTCTCTATAAATGCCATGACAAAAAAATGACAATTATATTCTTATTAGATTAAACAGAGTTGGAAAATTCGCCTGTGTCGGCAAAGCAGGTTGTGTAAAGTGCTATTGTTATACAGCAAGGTTGTGCTAGGTGTTTGTGCCTTGGGCAAAAAACGCAACCCTGGCATCTATACTCTCCCGGCTTAAATGTCAACGCGTGCAAGGGTTTATTATGTAGCAAAATAATGATTAAGATTAACAGACATCAAACGGAATAAGAATCAGTATCATTTACTTAAACCAACAGCACAGGGTAAGTCAAAATTCTGAGGTGATACACGTATGCATAGATATTTTGCGTTTTGTCGTGCTTCATAGCATGAACAGCTGCTCCGTGCACCAGAGTTGCCATCCTGCGATACGGAAAATAAAGTGCTTGAGTAAGCTGCAGGGCAACTCTGGTAGTGATGGTGCTCTTCTTTGTGTTATTATTGTAGACAAAGCCATAATAAAATTGAGATTTgccaaataaatacatattggTACACGGAACGTGGAGTGAAAATCGGATTTGCGTCCCAGTAAATAGCGTGTAAAACGTCGTAAATTGTATTTGGCTAAAAACCTAATGCGCGCTGTTGATTGGCGTCGCTCCAAATTAACCAAATTTATTGCTGAGCCACAGACGGAGTTCGACATAATGGACGACGAGGCATGCTTGACCGTTGAGAAAGAGCTCGACCGCGTTGTAAGCAAGTTGGAGCAACTGCACGAGATCGCTTCGGTCGAAATTGGAGATGTTGCGTCGCTTATGTCGGAACTGGTCAATGTTCTGGGCAATGCGGAGCAGATGCTGGTTACCACACTGAATGCTGGTACGCAAATGAATGCGCCAGGCACGAGCAGCACAGACGATCCCATGGGCGATGGCGTGAACATGCAGGTGGAGACAGAGCCAGCAGCTCCACAACGTCTGACCGATAGCCAAATGGAAATAATCAGAGAAGCGATCTTGAAGTGCAATGATCGCGTACAGAAGCTGTCGACGGAACATCGTGACTCGCATGGTTCCGTTTCGAAGATTGGGAAGGCCATCGATCGCAACTTTAGCTCGGACTTTAGCTCGACAATGCGCGTGGACGCGCTGCAGGACGAGGATAACCTAATGCTGCTAAACAAGGCCATTGCCAAACATTACTGCCGTCAGGGCATGGACGAGGTTGCCCGCACGCTAATCAAGGAATGTAAAATGAGTGAGAACGATGCCCAAGATGTGTTCGATTCGGAGCGCGAGTTCGCCGAAATCTACAGCATctggatacagatacagaagCGTGAGCTGTCCGAAGCCCTCAAGTGGGCCATACGCCACTCGAGCCAGCTGATGGAGCGGCATTCGCTCATTGAGTTTCGGCTGCATCGCATGCGATTCATGCAGCTGGTTTCGTATGGCCTGGAGTCCCAGCACGAAGCCATCGTGTACGCCAGGACCAACTTTCAAAAGTTTGCCGTGCGTTACGAGCATGAGATTGCCAACT
This window harbors:
- the Sou gene encoding E3 ubiquitin-protein ligase RMND5A, giving the protein MRAVDWRRSKLTKFIAEPQTEFDIMDDEACLTVEKELDRVVSKLEQLHEIASVEIGDVASLMSELVNVLGNAEQMLVTTLNAGTQMNAPGTSSTDDPMGDGVNMQVETEPAAPQRLTDSQMEIIREAILKCNDRVQKLSTEHRDSHGSVSKIGKAIDRNFSSDFSSTMRVDALQDEDNLMLLNKAIAKHYCRQGMDEVARTLIKECKMSENDAQDVFDSEREFAEIYSIWIQIQKRELSEALKWAIRHSSQLMERHSLIEFRLHRMRFMQLVSYGLESQHEAIVYARTNFQKFAVRYEHEIANLMASFIYLPGGLEKTPYKIFLAQEMWTELSFTFLKDACQLLGISKNSALSVVVNAGCTALPALLNIKQVMQSRQVLGMWNGCDELPIEIDLQPEFRFHSIFACPILRQQTTEDNPPKKLTCGHVISNDALHKLSNGHILKCPYCPVEQNAEEAVRIYF